aacaaaatttacatgggacaaattaaaaagcatactctttaaaatcaacgggataagaaagtatcaaatatttaaaaacacagcatataccagaattaaaaactccttttgaaatctgttgaaaatggtataaaaaatgtgaattgtttcatttatatacattatacatactataatttatttcccctaaattcagggtaatttttacaacaagatggtggtattatttttacgggtaataaccaaccaatttgaaaagaagtttaatatggccgcttgtttcccagatctacagtatattatttgacacaaatgacatctgcgtttgggcgcataatgttcgaaaaatactattttattttagctgattttacccgtattttaacatattagttattacaaagactgtaaagaacaactagtttgtattttcttccttattttgtatgaatacatgtgaataagtgcgtagtttcagtacttacgagtgaaaggttatgtttttctcttttcgcgcactacggcttttacaaccgacgatacagcagtataccatgttttataaactttaccttactaaaactgtaatatcaaaatatttttgcacaattacagccactaagtactcacaattttcgaaaaatagcacgaatgtcaaactttgttagggacaacctaggttgtttgtaggggacaacctttgttccaaacaaagcccaaaccctggtacgcagaaagggacggaagatagttatccctgtctttgtcacgtcacaggaattgtgtataactgtatctctctcactcacggtattattattaccgtgtcatagacttgagAATAATAGTAGTAACAGATCTAAACTATTATTAACGTCaacttttaaatcaaaaaatattttatatttaatactgtgCGCACTAGTTGCacaatctttgaattttttctgaGTTGCATAATCTTTGTCTTTGACTTTTTCGAATGAcgtgtaattgttttttgacACTTGCAGTTTGCTGATTTGCTGTGTTTTTCTAAGAATTATTTGAGGAATAAACATTTTGGTAAGTTAGAAAAACTTGTTAACGCAAAATAATACAACGATTACATCAAAATAGTGATAATGCGAAAGTCCAACATTTTACCGGCTTACTTACCTAACCTACCAAGCATTCGATGTATTGTTATGTTAGCTACATTGTTTGATACTTATTATaacttcgtttaaaacatttatttcagataacATCGTCGTCATGATTACAGACATCCAGTTAGCCGTTTTCTCCAACATTCTAGGCGTATCTATTTTTCTTCTGGTCATATTGTATCATTATATCAACGCTAACagttccaaataaaaaaacgtaagtaATCATTGAATAAAACTGATGAACGATAACATTgttgtaaaagtaaattttaaggATAAAGTTGTAAACAGA
This DNA window, taken from Papilio machaon chromosome 16, ilPapMach1.1, whole genome shotgun sequence, encodes the following:
- the LOC106715809 gene encoding dolichyl-diphosphooligosaccharide--protein glycosyltransferase subunit 4 gives rise to the protein MITDIQLAVFSNILGVSIFLLVILYHYINANSSK